From the genome of Venturia canescens isolate UGA chromosome 11, ASM1945775v1, whole genome shotgun sequence:
GAAAACCTTGGAGATCTAAGTGAAGAACAAGGAGAAAGATTTCATCAAGACATCagcgaaatggaaaatcgGTATCAGGGAAGGTGGAATATCAATATGatggcagatttttgctggacgctaaagagagaaagaggaagagaagatAGAAATAGGAAGAGAAACCCACTGCATAGGTCGtttgaagagaaaagaatCCGTTACAAGAGAACGACGGTTTAAGAtagatgaacatttttttattctcatattattgtggaaagtgaaaaaaaaatcaattaagcaGAATTGAAAGAACAATCATGCCTGCGATAGTtttaaattcaagttttttatacaattttcctCAGTTTCTAGTTTATTGCATACAGAATATATAGATCTTTTTAGGGAGAGCGGTTGGTCTGATGGACAAGGACTCGGGCCCGCAATCtggggtggggatcaaatgttggaatgactaaaatttcgaacagctaaaatctcgagtttataaaattcgaatgataatatggagacaaaTAGATTTGACTGGAACTTTGAATgcctaaaataaataaagcagaaactgcaaggttcgaagcacgtttacatcgaaaatagaatgtaacaatcgcccataggacgatgactaaaatatcgatttttcgaaaattcgactatcactctttcgattcataaattactacggtcagcaatactgtgaaaattcaccattttgaaaatataataacgaaagaccaaatattactgaggttgaaatactgaaacaccaaaaagtcgaacagtcaaaatagcgaaacgttagaaagtcgatcgatcaaaataaagaaatgcagtggagctccaaatacacgcgtctcactcactcacttactcagaccggtgatctccaattttaaacatcgtcaTTTTGTCGCCTTTttgagctatcgctattctgcatatctaagtttcataggctcgaaaaattcactttcgattttttgctactctatattcaggtctgtctgtaaaacaattactctccattttgaattcgaaaatatgaacttttgacattcgaatggtctgttaaaattgcattcgaaatgaaaactattgaaatatatattttcgggtaaatacgaattcaaagaaggaatttttaattaaacacgcaatctgctgaatagtcgatcgggaataagaatttcaaattacttatttttctccaaactgatatcacaacttttaaaatttcgaaatatcgaccgttctacaattcagttattcgtcatattgaaccccacccgcAATCTGCGGGTCCCGGGTTCGAATCCCGGCCAAGAcaccaatgaaaattgaaaatattttcaattgttttctaCTGTGATCCCGGGTGGTTCGGACTCCACCTTGATAAATCCACGGCCAAACACCTCTCTGTGATGCATGTGCGGTCGGTGTACGGCTTCGGGGGCCTCCCGTGGACGGTTCTCATCGTGCGGTGATGGCCCTCTAGCCGTGCACTGGCTGGCGCAATGTACCACAGTAGAGGAGGTGCATGTTTGAGCACCTCTGGTGGGAGCACTTGAGCGTACTCGCACTGCCATCCGAGGGGATCAACCAAGTACCGGCTGTATCGGCAaggttttctgcagtttcccttCGCTCACGGCAAATGCGATACAGTGGGGAGTAAGTCGGCTGCAGCCGCAACGGGCGggggaaaaaatgtggaatggGGACAAGGGGGGGGATAACGTAAAAACCGAGAAGGTatacgagtggaaaaaattaataaaaaaaaaaaaaaaaaaaatagatctttttatttgtgtacaatttaagatgaatcatgcacatgtaaaacatttaaaaaactatttttgacgtttttttgctatttttttgttattttcaatcttcGACCGAAATATGTATGATCGCGACTACTAGCTACTGGATTCGCATTGAGCTgctcgaaattcataaagacGGTTTTTTCCATGGAAGCAAAATTTTAGAGACGTGCGAGTTAAATAGACGCCCGGTTTcggtttcagcgcatcaaaatacaaaaggaGCGTACTCGATCTAGATCAATAAAACTCTTCTTCTACCCATGCTAGCGATTTTGACCCatttttagagatttttgcagttactcaaaattttgcggGTATATCAGCCGATCTGACTCCAGATTCAGATTCGGGTGGGGGTCAAAACagcgaacgatcaaaatagcgaacaggcattctgtatattctatatatgcatatatagatatactggatgtcctgttcgctattttgtcgttcgttgTTTTGACCCCCACCCgtcagattcagcgcatcaaattacataaaaaaacaccCCCGATTAAGGTTGAAGACAACGTTTATCATGCTTTAAACAGCAATTTTCCGTCATTCttgcggttttttgaaatttactaaaaattttggaaatgtATCAGTTAATCTAGCCTTCGATTCAGAATCAGTGTATCAAATTACATTAAAAACAGCCCCGCGTAAGGTCGAAGACAAattttatcatgcttttaGCAGcaattttccgcaattttagcagtttttttggaatttactcaaaattttgggggtgtatcagtcaatctaaccctcgattcagattcagcgcgtcaaattacatgaaaaacacCCCCGCGTAAAGCGAAGAGAACTTTTCTTATGCTCTTAACAGcgattttccgcaatttttgcggttttttggaatttactcaaaattttggaggtatattTGCCAATCTGACTccggattcggattcagcgggccaaaatacgtagagaTTGATGAGTCTGGTTCTAGGTacttaccacttttttttttgtgtgccggtgtaATTAGTGTCGATAGTTTGAATCAACCTCGAAAACTAATAATTATCTCATTTTGTGTTTTTGGCAGGAAAATTATTGTAATggtggaaaaattttcgattaatAAGCTCTAAATGTCAAGCCCACTCAAAACTTAAATATCAATTCACATGCATAATTCTCAGAAGGTTAGTATATAGCCGCAGTAGCAACGTCAGTGGCTGACGTTAGAGTGGTCAACGGTTCGAATCCCCAAcaccaatatattttttttcccccattaCGACATTAAGAGGAAAGACTCAGTttgattctttttttccaattttcgaattatctTTTTTAAACCTACCACAACAATTAACCGCCTTCTTTGcctttccctctcttttctttcttttagcCAGATAGGGTTGAAATCACAATGTTCCCCACTTCTTTACCAACAAGTTTCTTTTTACTCAAGTACTTTTTTACATTCCACGACTTGAATATTTAGgcatgaaaatgattttcttttttcattaaatataaGGAATTTTGAGTGAACTTTTCGTTGCCGACGTTTGTGCATGACTAACATTTTTACatggttattttttattctgatCTGACgatttataaagaaaaaaaaacttgttttacGTGAAAAGTGAGCGGCTGGCGGCACGTTAAactaatatttattcatgCTTCAGAAATTTTCTACGTAACCAATTATGTTCAACGAATACAAATCAACGagaaatcatcgaaaaaattacGCAAAGTTTCTCATCAATGAGTGGTGCATCTATGTAGAGTCGATCAACCTCTTGTttgtcttttcaatttttctactaAAGCTGTTTCCAAAGTTGCATGTTtatttccacgatttttcaGCTTTCTGTTACTTTCATATGGATAAACTTGaacagtttttcaacttttcttctAATTTTACAATGATAAGATAGATCTCTCCACATATTAGTTCATGTGTTTGTGCATATAGAAGAGAGGGTTTGGAGTCATTTTAAATACTTTGGAAGTGACGAGCCACAGGGTCCTAATCTCTATATTACGTATGCACATTCATATAAAAGCAATATATTCTAGTCAACATTAAGTGCTTTAAAATTCTTAGTTAATTCATTagtaaaattcgttttttagacattttcaataagtttcaTTTATAGCTTTGTTTTAGTTTTGTAAAGAGTTTTATTTAGTCATagaatttgttgaaatttttactcaaagttcaatttaaaaaaaggtaTTTGATTGAATGttaaaattgaagttttatttttgttttttcttttcaaaactttgttcgtttattattattttttttctgagatCTCTTAACTCTTTCGATAAACAACATCAGAATCTTGCATGAAAGGGTAATCCTACTGTGACATAACATGtttaaaaaatccgaaaatttattccgaaggaaaggaaaaattctgtttctttttcaattttaaggaAGCATGCGTCTTTTTCCGTGTGATAAcctcttaagatgatggatcagtcggtaatcacaaccgtgagtgcgagagagatagctgcaaatttctgaaaaggacatttttccacatcgttcgtctgatcgaaaaaataaaaatgtcatcgaatttttgcgatcgtgctgcgtacgatgacatttttattattttaatcggacgaacgatgtcaaagagattcaatttaaaaaattcgaggtgtgattaccgactgatccgtCATCTTAATTTCCCACTGAATCTCATTTTACCTTCCTTTTTCTATAAATCCTTCCCCTTCTGATAGAAAAAACCCACCACCTCCCCGTGGTTTCTATTGGATAATTTCAGCTCACGTAtgtctttttcttattttacgCACTTGCTGAAATTCACTTTTCAtctattaaggagtttcggtacagaagtctaaatattaagaaattgatcaaatttggtgataatgtttttcaacatcaagtgcgaaaacacaatttttttcaaaattttcttctacttagttatcgagtaattacgcattaaagcagatttcttatggccggaatgtatacctatatatatggaaacgctatgcttttACGcatgaactttagtgatcaattactcgataactgtgtagaagaaaaatcttaaaaaatttgtatcgtcaaatttggcactaaagaatatgttcatcaaattttataaaattctgaactttttgatgTTTTGGCAACATTATCTCGCCTGTATCGAAACTCctaaaatggatttttttgtgTGAAAATACACGTGAACTAAAATTAACTAAGAGTGGGGTCACTATTGCTTATACttgcatgatttttaatttgttcGTTAATGGCAACTTCGAATTATTTCAACATGAATTAATCTATACATTaagatttgaatttgaaagaaataataaattgtgATACGTACAGtctctatattttttatacgaattttgttttttcatcgatttcaaTCAAACTCTTTGCACATCAATTTATATTATGAACGAACTAAGaatttcataacaaaaagtttgaatACAAATAGTTTAATTTCTTCCGAAAACTCTCAATACTGAAATATAAAAGTTCGTTTCCTCAGACTATTTTAACACAACCTCGTGTTTGACATGAACATCATCAGAGAATGAATTAATGtatcagaaaaattgaaaaatttcaaattatttttaatgcagaaataaaacttttttgtatttatgGTTTTTGATATAAAACTCATAGTTTGATATCTATGAACATTGATGTACTTGGGGATTCGACTGATTgtgaaatggtgaaaaaaaaaatccacacAAGTAGGATTGGATTGCTCTACGCAAGCCGCTCAGCACAAGGGTTTTCGCTCTCAACATCCGAGAAAGAGATATATGCCCCCCCCCCTACCCTCCCCCCTGTGCCATGACGGCTGTTCGCTCGTCGCGCTACCAGGCGGCCGATTCGGCCGCAGAATACTTGTCTTCAGGCCGCTCGTAAGAACTGGCCTTCTATGTAGTACGTTTGAATTCGTTGGTAAAGCTCAGGCTCAGGTTATCCAGCCAAATTTGCGGAGGTTTCCGTGATTTGGTGCATACTGGTGCAGTACTACCAATCACGAACCTTGCAATCATCCTATATGATAATAGCACAACAGATATATAACAAGGTATAAATTGAGCCGATGATCCAACCGGCTTTGGGGCCTcattgaaatatatttattataacaaAGAgtgagtatttaaaaagatcgggccaaaataaaaatgtgcgATCAATTATTCTCCTTAAAGATCGCTaacattttttggaaactGAGCAAGGTGTTGGTTGAAATCATCTTTATTTTCTAGTATCTCTAGTGGATTTTCCATCACGAGTAAATTTAACAAATGtgaaagtgaaaaatctcTCCACAACataattgtttgaaaaaaaatacgaacccGAGCTTTTCTAAAGTAAATACCAAGTAAATGTAAATAATCAGTCAAGTTTTCAAGATTCAAATGGTTTTCGGATAGGTTAGAATGCCCGTCGTACCTAGCAGCGCCTACCAAACTTCACAACCATCGTGTTGGGATAGAATGAAAATGGGTTTTGGACTTGGATTTTGCATAGGAATGGCATCAGGGGCACTCTTTGGTGGATTTTCAGCCTTGAGGTATagcaaaaatatcgaattagTAATAAGAAAATTTTAGTTCTACATCATTgctttgtaaaaataaaatatctttCTGGATTTAGGTACGGCCTGAGAGGAAGAGAGTTGATAAACAATGTTGGTAAAACAATGATCCAGGGTGGTGGAACATTCGGAACGTTTATGGCAATTGGAACAGGTATCCGTTGTTAGCAGTAAAACTAGCTGCTATCTCTGGTTTACAATAATGTTAAATTGTTGCATTGGACAGTTCATATTGTGCCGATATTGTTAAAATGAACATTAGGAGACTAAAAGGTTACAAAACTCAAAAAAGGTTCTATAAAAAGAACACTGAAATTGTGCGGACATGAtgaagtaaaataaaagaaataaaaataactaaaaagTAATATAAAAGTAGTATTCAACAAAAACCAAATAATGGTACACACCTTCTTGTGCTATGACCGTCGTGTTATCCATAGGGTTTGTTTTTCCTGGTATGTTGCGACCGAAACTCAAATGACGAACTATGTGAGTGAGATTAAATTGCGAAGATGTGTACGGCTGAACATCATGCACTGTAAGAACAGTTGTTCACATCGTTTCAATATGTATTGAAGatcaacattaaataatattagcatgtattgaaaaatacttttaaaaaatataattaaccATGAACATGATTGATGGAAAAACTTTCGCCAGGTGAAATGTGGAAACTCCCACCAACCCGATTAACTTCCATGTATCCATAAATTTGACAACCCTCACTTGTACCTCGCTTCAGTTTCTCCATTGACTCATCATTGTGACATTGTTCGATTGATACCGGATCCGGAAAtgcccattttttaattctataTGCTTTTCTCACCTCCTCACATGTGTTGCAGCAACTAAACATCAAATAAGTATATACTTTTATCAATAAAATCTCGAACTCTGccaaatgaataatttaataaaaaattccataacaATACTGTTTTTGTATGCAAACTTTTATTAGAAACTCACGTTATGTTCATTCCTATGTTTTCAGCGCCATAGCAGGAGCCACAGGCTATGAGAGTAGCATTGTCCTCCTGCAATGACATTTCAACCTAAATGAATTGTTTATTCTAATCAATAATCAACAATTtgacaagaaaaaattttttatatcacgGGGTACGTAAATGGACGCTTTTGCGTACGCTTCGCATACACAAAACCCCCATTTCCGCACctcgtaatataaaatttcgtataacacgcgtacgaaaaactttttcgtcctaGTGTTATAATGTACTATTATTCATGATCAACTACAAAAGGAAACGCATTTAAAAGAACAGcaaatttcagtttttcaaattcgatCTAGCTAATTTTCTCATATGACATACTAGATGTTCTCCTCAGTTATTCTATGAATTCGGAGTGATGAGACGTCTCTAATACTTCGGAGatataaacatttttcatatcaGAGCTTTTGAATTTGTATAATGGATTAAACTAGcttttatagaaaaattaacTATCTTCGAATATTTGAGCGATTGCCTCGTTCGCAATTGAGTGTATAAGAAGGAGGGTCTTCTAGATTCATTAATCAATTCTGTACGGCTATAttggaaattttatatttttatgaccAATTGTCCATAGTTTAAATAGCAAACTAACATTAATAGAATTGAATATAAATTTCTAAGAAGCAACTCACTTTACTTTTTCCACTAGATTTTGTTTCCATAATATCTGTTTTTTTGGGATCCTCTATGGGTTTTCCGCTCAAGTCCAAGCGTCTTTTAAATATATTATGATCTATTTGCAGATGCTGTTCCCCTGTTGTGTCCATTGCATCTAAAGATAGAACTGTATtcgtccaaaaaaaaaaaaaaaataacgatttcaATATAGTCATAAGAGGCATTCTCAAAGTAGCTCCTCATTTTTTACATCACCACACTTTTCAATTCCAATTCTTGGAGGGTAATTTAACACGAGGAGTTAACACAtatctcagagtcgctgccgcaaTTCTAGATTTGCAAATTCTccaattgcaaattttcaaagcttaGAACTCGAAGGCGgagatcaatttttattcgagaGAAGATATCAGGAAAATAGGTTTCtgttgattttcaaaattattcatttgaaaaaaacgaaattatgtTTTTTCGAATATCGCAACAATAGAAAACCATGAAATAAGGACGAGATGCTCACGAACAATATTGTACTGTATTTGTGAAtgtgtttgaaaaataaaacaaatgaattgACTATATCATTTCACATGTGATAAAGaagtttaatttttcaattcacctGGATGAagttatattttttagcactGATTGAAACACTATTAAGGTTCCTGTTATCAGTTGATTGCTTGAATATTTACAACATAATTAGAAAACGTtatgagtttttaaatttttatttataactcAGTTATTATGAATCCACATTTCTGTTTCCAAATTGCATAGTACAAACTTGTTTCTGAAGAACACATATTTTTTTGAGTAACGAAATTGATTGTCTCTAAAATTGTACTTTATattcgtatgaatttttttttcatacatataCTTTTGCAATAGTCGTTCGTGCTCTTTTGACttgcaaaataaatatatataattaaaaagttcagaaagaaaattgataaattgataaaaagatATTGGTGGATTCCTACGGTCACAAGAAATGGCAGGAACAACAACATCCAAATTAATTCGTAATTTGGAACCCCTGGAGGTGTCGACAAATAACTCTTCGTTTATACTTGGtgtgagataatctttcaactCAGAGACGAATAGTACAAACATAATGGTTGAGCTTATTATCGTCACTGAAAAGAGATAAACagaaaaatttcagttttttttataccaccagaaaaataaaactcataTGGTTATAGAATTATTTGTATTGACGAGCCTAGTAATGTTTACACATTAATATTCTAGACGAAATATTAGATTCGGTACATGATTTACAAAACATTCTAAGCTATTACTACATTTGAttgatttacaaaaaattctAAGCTGTTACtagatttttccaaattctataattttattaatcaaacaaaatcataGTAATTCTGGTTGCCtttctgaaaaatttggaatgcTCTTTTTcagtaattgagaaaaaaatatgatatgTATACATAAAGTCAAAGGTTAATcacaaaatatataaattttttttatgttcctTGTAAGAGAGGCATGTAaaacttaaggagggtggctagggacgatacaatgttgccatgctaaaccatgtaaaatacattaaaattttcaaaatgataagaatttaataaaatttggtgaacatattctttagagttaaatttgacaatacaaattttttaagatttttcttctgtacagttatcgaataattgatcactaaagttcacgtgtataagcatagcgtttccatatatgcattaatgcgtaattactcgataactaagcagaagaaaattttgaaaaaaattgtgtcttcgcacttgatgttgaagaacattatcaccaaatttgatcaatttcttatcaatttgacgaacgtagccaccctccttaaatctTGGACAAAAAGTATTTCAAGTTGGAGTGAATtgtcaaaaattttacaaataaaaaatgaatgacagTATTTCCAAATACAAACACTGTTTAAAGAAATGATGATTTTAAATTTTAAACACGACGACCTTCAATGAATATTTAACAGACTTTTCTCAATGAAATTGCATCAAAACGGGATACAATAAGTAGCTCATGTCAAAACAATATAATTTCAGACTAGATTACTTTTACATTATAGTaccaaaatattttgttattatattatttggaTATACATGATCAGTGATAATtctgaaacgaaaaaagtcgGGCAGATAAgattacgaaaaataattagcgAAACAATCTGCAATTACCAATAGCGCCGCTGAAAGTTTTTACTCGAAAATCTTCGAGAGTTTTTGGATAGGCATCCGCTTGCCTCAAAACCTCcacaatattcattttttcgacaGTAGAAAATATAACCTGCTTGGCTACTCGAATTCACGATAATCTAGCAGCGGCGCGAATCGCGCCCACAAGTATACTGTATACGTATACAAATTTGCAGAACCAACGACGAAAAATCTGACTTCGTGACAGTATATACTGGTATATACAGTGAGTATAATATACGTACAGTGATCACGTGTCACAGCGTACGGCctgaagttttttcaaaaggTCTGTTGGTGTAACGAGTGCAGCtaaggcccgctacacacggtcaataatattgcacagtaatattgcacaataagtttgtatggtgtgtagtgcgccataaatttaagataactcaaacttctgttcaaaatgattgcgcaatgtttcaatactacatctacacgttcaataatattgtgcaatatattactgtgcaatattaggcctgctacacacgatcaataatattgcgcaatataggtgattgcacaatattattgaacgtgtagatgtagtagtatattgaaacattgcgcaatcggcgcaatcattgaacagaagtttgagctatcttaaatttatggcgcactacacaccatacaaacttattgtgcaatattactgtgtaatattattgaccgtgtgtagcaggcctAAGGGCCGGTGGCCGGTCGGTACGGGACGGGAGTCTAGAGGCCAGAAGGGAGCGCCTCTATCCGAGGCCCCtccgaaaggaaaaaagaagaagaagaattgTCTGCTCAGTCATCGTCTGGATCGTCTGGATTCTTTTGATTgattgcatttttatttttaaagcaaTAAAGAACAAGGTTAATCGTGTTTTAGTTAATTTGGTGAGCCTCATCACGAAACTTTCTCAAATtccttttttataattcatacAAATGTTTCCTGGAGATATAATGTGTTGAGAACCCAAGTGAAAGAATGAAATATATGAGAAGACGTCAATTTGTAGGTTAAGAATCTCttacgagaataaaaatatattttgaaagataGTAGGTTACTGTTGAACTACAATTCTAACAGCAGCTGTTTAGTAGTTATTTTTTAGGAACAGAATAAGGAGTAAAATAGTATTTGACAACTGAATCAAATATCAAATGTTGTTCTATTCAATTTTTAGATACAAACAAGAATGGCACTCTTCCCCTGTACCCATTGGATGGTAAAATTACGCAATATTCAAGCGAAACATCTGAGCAGTCTGACAAAAATTGGAGAAGCAGTAATATTTCCAAATGAGGAAACGATAGTCTGTTGGCATCCAGATAAAAATTTCCCTTACAAGTATTCGCAGCCATTGCCACGAGAGGAACATACTGCATTTTCGACACTTAAAATCAGTGCCCCCAAGGCTCGAGCAACCTTTGCCAGGAAGAAAGACAACAAAACAATTGCAGAAGAATGTGCTAAGCTAACCCACACTACAATGCATCCTTGGTTCCCAAGAAGCAGAGAcaagaaagcaaaaaaatctcAGGCCGACAGACCTTTTCTATAATtctgtcaatttttttgaaattattttcatcatttattgACAATGGACAATGTATTCtatttgtttttctatggGTATTTATCTAAATACACGTAATGATAAATAAAGCTCATTGATTCTTCAATTGTGCTCAAACATTAATATATTCAATACATTATACAGATTtgtctttttccatcttacAATATTTCTTATAAATttatagtaaaaaaaagtcaacaGTCAAAAAAATGGATGGACTGAAATGCGATCCATTGAGACGCGAGTGAAAGATTCTTGGCTTAATTATACAACTGATGCTCTTGCGGATCAGAGAATGACGTTACGAGGAAAGAGCTGTCGTTCTCCCTCATGCATAAGGATGTTCATGGCCTTGTAAAGAAGAAATTTGccgagagatttttttttctcatggtTCATGGCGGTCGCAGTATAGCCGTAATAAGTACCGTAAACGCGATTCGTCAAATGATTAGTACCCAAGGCTTCGATCATAAGTGCTTCACGAGAGCAAGCTTCTTCGGCCATTGTATGATtaaacatatttaaacacacgACACCTTGGCCACTCTGCCAAATTTCAAGAATACGAGAGATTTTACGGCAAATTTTACTGTATCTAGATTCTTTTTCACTGGACCAAATTTTGAAAGCATCATATAGATGAGCCGCCGGTCTCGCAGCTTTCCCCTTGCCTACATAAAATACAGCTTTGAG
Proteins encoded in this window:
- the LOC122417816 gene encoding reactive oxygen species modulator 1 isoform X1 — its product is MCDQLFSLKIANIFWKLSKVRMPVVPSSAYQTSQPSCWDRMKMGFGLGFCIGMASGALFGGFSALRYGLRGRELINNVGKTMIQGGGTFGTFMAIGTGIRC
- the LOC122417810 gene encoding endoplasmic reticulum-Golgi intermediate compartment protein 3 isoform X1 codes for the protein MNIVEVLRQADAYPKTLEDFRVKTFSGAIVTIISSTIMFVLFVSELKDYLTPSINEELFVDTSRGSKLRINLDVVVPAISCDLLSLDAMDTTGEQHLQIDHNIFKRRLDLSGKPIEDPKKTDIMETKSSGKSKVEMSLQEDNATLIACGSCYGAENIGMNITCCNTCEEVRKAYRIKKWAFPDPVSIEQCHNDESMEKLKRGTSEGCQIYGYMEVNRVGGSFHISPGESFSINHVHVHDVQPYTSSQFNLTHIVRHLSFGRNIPGKTNPMDNTTVIAQEGAMMFQHYIKIVPTTYVRAGGWQWQTNQFSVTRHSRKVSVLTGESGVPGVFFTYELSPLMVKYTEKDKSFGHFATNVCAIIGGVFTVAGLIDSFLYHSVRVIQKHELGKFN
- the LOC122417810 gene encoding endoplasmic reticulum-Golgi intermediate compartment protein 3 isoform X3; translation: MNIVEVLRQADAYPKTLEDFRVKTFSGAIVTIISSTIMFVLFVSELKDYLTPSINEELFVDTSRGSKLRINLDVVVPAISCDLLSLDAMDTTGEQHLQIDHNIFKRRLDLSGKPIEDPKKTDIMETKSSGKSKVEMSLQEDNATLIACGSCYGAENIGMNITCCNTCEEVRKAYRIKKWAFPDPVSIEQCHNDESMEKLKRVHDVQPYTSSQFNLTHIVRHLSFGRNIPGKTNPMDNTTVIAQEGAMMFQHYIKIVPTTYVRAGGWQWQTNQFSVTRHSRKVSVLTGESGVPGVFFTYELSPLMVKYTEKDKSFGHFATNVCAIIGGVFTVAGLIDSFLYHSVRVIQKHELGKFN
- the LOC122417810 gene encoding endoplasmic reticulum-Golgi intermediate compartment protein 3 isoform X2; this translates as MNIVEVLRQADAYPKTLEDFRVKTFSGAIVTIISSTIMFVLFVSELKDYLTPSINEELFVDTSRGSKLRINLDVVVPAISCDLLSLDAMDTTGEQHLQIDHNIFKRRLDLSGKPIEDPKKTDIMETKSSGKSKEDNATLIACGSCYGAENIGMNITCCNTCEEVRKAYRIKKWAFPDPVSIEQCHNDESMEKLKRGTSEGCQIYGYMEVNRVGGSFHISPGESFSINHVHVHDVQPYTSSQFNLTHIVRHLSFGRNIPGKTNPMDNTTVIAQEGAMMFQHYIKIVPTTYVRAGGWQWQTNQFSVTRHSRKVSVLTGESGVPGVFFTYELSPLMVKYTEKDKSFGHFATNVCAIIGGVFTVAGLIDSFLYHSVRVIQKHELGKFN
- the LOC122417816 gene encoding reactive oxygen species modulator 1 isoform X3 — protein: MPVVPSSAYQTSQPSCWDRMKMGFGLGFCIGMASGALFGGFSALRYGLRGRELINNVGKTMIQGGGTFGTFMAIGTGIRC
- the LOC122417816 gene encoding reactive oxygen species modulator 1 isoform X2 — translated: MIIAQQIYNKVRMPVVPSSAYQTSQPSCWDRMKMGFGLGFCIGMASGALFGGFSALRYGLRGRELINNVGKTMIQGGGTFGTFMAIGTGIRC
- the mRpL42 gene encoding 39S ribosomal protein L42, mitochondrial, with the translated sequence MKYMRRRQFIQTRMALFPCTHWMVKLRNIQAKHLSSLTKIGEAVIFPNEETIVCWHPDKNFPYKYSQPLPREEHTAFSTLKISAPKARATFARKKDNKTIAEECAKLTHTTMHPWFPRSRDKKAKKSQADRPFL